In Neorhizobium galegae, the following proteins share a genomic window:
- a CDS encoding DUF2160 domain-containing protein yields the protein MSFSWMAWTLPTALFFLTILALLIGMSIWEYFVPGGSPRVGILRFETTRGDRLFISLLGAAFIHLAWLGLIGPNLWWALALAVVYAIGVFRFV from the coding sequence ATGAGCTTTTCATGGATGGCCTGGACACTGCCGACGGCCCTGTTCTTTCTGACGATCCTCGCCCTGCTCATCGGCATGAGCATCTGGGAATATTTCGTGCCGGGCGGTTCGCCCAGGGTCGGCATCCTGCGTTTCGAGACGACGCGGGGAGATCGGCTCTTCATCTCGCTGCTCGGCGCGGCATTCATTCATCTCGCATGGCTGGGGCTTATCGGCCCCAACCTGTGGTGGGCTCTTGCCCTGGCAGTGGTCTACGCAATCGGCGTCTTCCGCTTCGTCTGA
- a CDS encoding carbohydrate ABC transporter permease: MARAIKYKPAGNFSWLVSTIYIIFLLLPIYWLVNMSFKENAEITGAFSLWPQNPTLRNYMVIFTDPSWYNGYINSIIYVALNTAISVLAALPAAYAFSRYRFLGDKHLFFWLLTNRMAPPAVFALPFFQLYSAFGLIDTHIAVALAHCLFNVPLAVWILEGFMSGVPKEIDETAYIDGYSFPRFFVKIFMPLIASGIGVAAFFCFMFSWVELLLARTLTTTAAKPISAIMTRTVSASGMDWGVLAAAGVLTIVPGALVIYFVRNYIAKGFALGRV, translated from the coding sequence ATGGCGCGCGCAATCAAATACAAGCCCGCAGGCAATTTCTCCTGGCTGGTCTCGACGATCTACATCATCTTCCTGCTGCTTCCGATCTACTGGCTGGTCAACATGAGCTTCAAGGAGAACGCCGAGATCACCGGAGCCTTCTCGCTCTGGCCGCAGAACCCGACGCTCAGGAACTACATGGTCATCTTCACCGACCCTTCCTGGTACAACGGCTATATCAATTCGATCATCTATGTGGCCCTGAACACCGCGATCTCGGTTCTGGCGGCATTACCGGCTGCCTATGCCTTTTCGCGCTATCGGTTCCTCGGCGATAAACATCTGTTCTTCTGGCTGCTCACCAACCGCATGGCGCCGCCCGCCGTCTTCGCCCTGCCCTTCTTCCAGCTCTATTCCGCCTTCGGTCTCATCGACACCCATATCGCGGTCGCCCTCGCCCATTGCCTGTTCAACGTGCCGCTTGCTGTCTGGATCCTGGAAGGCTTCATGTCGGGCGTACCGAAGGAAATCGACGAGACCGCCTATATCGACGGCTATTCCTTCCCGCGGTTCTTCGTGAAGATCTTCATGCCGCTGATCGCCTCGGGCATCGGGGTCGCGGCCTTCTTCTGCTTCATGTTTTCCTGGGTGGAACTGCTGCTCGCCCGGACGCTGACGACTACGGCCGCCAAGCCCATTTCCGCCATCATGACGCGCACCGTTTCGGCGTCGGGCATGGACTGGGGCGTGCTGGCAGCCGCCGGCGTGCTGACCATCGTTCCCGGCGCACTCGTCATCTATTTCGTTCGAAACTACATCGCCAAGGGCTTTGCCCTCGGTCGGGTCTGA
- a CDS encoding carbohydrate ABC transporter permease encodes MEKTWNNKAWFLVLPVLLLVAFSAAIPLMTVVNYSVQDTFGNNAFFWAGTDWFDDILHSARFWEALQRNLLFSFIILALEIPLGIFIALNMPKKGIGVPVCLVLMALPLLIPWNVVGTIWQVFGRVDIGLLGHTLAALGIDYNYVRDPLDAWITVVVMDVWHWTSLVVLLCYAGLVSIPDAYYQAAKIDGASRWSVFRYIQLPKMKRVLLIAVLLRFMDSFMIYTEPFVVTGGGPGNSTTFLSIDLVKTAVGQFDLGPAAAMSIVYFLIILLLSWIFYTVMTSSDADN; translated from the coding sequence ATGGAAAAGACGTGGAACAACAAAGCCTGGTTTCTGGTGCTTCCCGTGCTCCTGCTGGTGGCCTTCTCGGCGGCCATTCCGCTGATGACCGTGGTGAACTATTCGGTCCAGGATACGTTCGGCAACAACGCCTTCTTCTGGGCCGGCACCGACTGGTTCGACGATATCCTGCATTCTGCCCGCTTCTGGGAAGCCCTGCAGCGCAATCTGCTTTTCTCCTTCATCATCCTTGCGCTCGAGATTCCGCTCGGCATCTTCATCGCGCTGAACATGCCGAAGAAGGGGATCGGCGTGCCGGTCTGCCTGGTGCTGATGGCCCTTCCGCTTCTTATCCCGTGGAATGTCGTCGGCACGATCTGGCAGGTCTTCGGGCGGGTCGATATCGGCCTGCTCGGCCACACGCTGGCGGCGCTCGGCATCGACTACAACTATGTGCGCGATCCTCTGGACGCCTGGATCACAGTCGTCGTCATGGATGTGTGGCACTGGACGAGCCTCGTCGTGCTGCTGTGCTACGCCGGCCTCGTCTCCATTCCGGACGCCTATTATCAGGCGGCGAAGATCGACGGGGCATCAAGGTGGTCGGTGTTCCGCTACATCCAGCTACCGAAGATGAAGCGGGTGCTGCTTATCGCCGTCCTGCTGCGCTTCATGGATAGTTTCATGATCTATACGGAGCCCTTCGTGGTCACGGGTGGGGGGCCGGGAAACTCCACGACCTTCCTGTCGATCGACCTCGTCAAGACGGCGGTCGGCCAGTTCGACCTCGGTCCGGCCGCCGCCATGTCGATCGTCTACTTCCTGATCATCCTGCTGCTGTCATGGATCTTCTACACCGTGATGACCAGCAGCGATGCAGACAATTGA
- a CDS encoding ABC transporter ATP-binding protein: protein MARITLDHIRHAYGPNPKSDAAYALREVDHEWADGGAYALLGPSGCGKTTLLNIISGLLQPSHGRILFDGKDVTNLSTQERNIAQVFQFPVIYDTMTVYDNLAFPLRNRGIAEPDVDRRVREMLEIIDLSDWSNRKAQRLTADQKQKISLGRGLVRNDVNAILFDEPLTVIDPHMKWVLRSQLKRFHKQFGFTMVYVTHDQTEALTFADKVVVMYDGEIVQIGTPAELFERPSHTFVGYFIGSPGMNVIPAEIHGSTIKLGAETIALDYAPKLDAGGRIELGIRPEFIRIGREGMPVTVTRIEDIGRRRIVRASLGGQSIAIVVSEDAEVPAEPRVTFDPVALNIYANSWRVGREA, encoded by the coding sequence ATGGCACGCATCACGCTCGATCACATCCGCCACGCCTACGGCCCCAACCCGAAATCCGACGCCGCCTATGCGCTGCGTGAGGTGGACCACGAATGGGCCGATGGCGGCGCCTATGCCCTGCTCGGCCCTTCCGGCTGCGGCAAGACCACGTTGCTGAACATCATTTCCGGCCTGCTGCAGCCGTCCCACGGGCGTATCCTCTTCGATGGAAAAGACGTCACCAATCTTTCCACGCAGGAACGCAACATTGCCCAGGTTTTCCAGTTTCCGGTCATCTACGACACGATGACGGTCTACGACAATCTGGCATTTCCCTTGCGCAACAGAGGCATCGCGGAACCGGATGTGGATCGCCGCGTCCGCGAGATGCTGGAGATCATCGACCTCTCCGACTGGTCGAACCGCAAGGCCCAGCGCCTCACGGCCGATCAGAAGCAGAAAATCTCGCTCGGGAGAGGTCTCGTCCGCAACGACGTCAACGCGATCCTCTTCGATGAGCCTCTGACGGTCATCGATCCGCATATGAAATGGGTGCTCCGCTCCCAGCTGAAGCGCTTCCACAAGCAATTCGGCTTCACCATGGTCTACGTGACCCATGACCAGACGGAGGCGCTCACCTTCGCCGACAAGGTGGTCGTCATGTACGATGGGGAGATCGTCCAGATCGGAACGCCGGCCGAACTCTTCGAGAGGCCCAGCCATACATTCGTCGGTTATTTCATCGGCTCCCCCGGCATGAACGTGATACCCGCCGAAATTCATGGGAGTACGATCAAGCTCGGAGCCGAGACGATCGCCCTCGATTATGCGCCGAAGCTCGATGCGGGTGGCAGGATCGAACTGGGCATCCGGCCGGAATTCATCCGCATCGGCCGGGAGGGCATGCCTGTCACGGTGACGCGCATCGAGGACATCGGCCGGCGCAGGATCGTTCGCGCAAGCCTTGGAGGGCAATCGATTGCGATTGTCGTTTCCGAGGATGCGGAGGTTCCGGCAGAGCCTCGCGTCACCTTCGATCCCGTTGCGCTGAATATCTATGCCAATTCATGGCGCGTTGGCAGGGAGGCCTGA
- a CDS encoding ABC transporter ATP-binding protein — protein MLEMRNVAKMVGGEYHIHPTNLALDRGSLNVLLGPTLSGKTSFMRLMAGLDRPTSGSVYFDGADVTGVAVQKRNVAMVYQQFINYPALTVYENIASPMRIAGKDAKTIDREVRKAAELLRLTPYLDRTPLNLSGGQQQRTALARALVKNASLVLMDEPLANLDYKLREELREELPKIFAQSGAIFVYATTEPSEALLLGGNTATLSEGRITQFGPTIEVYRRPADLVTAKTFADPPLNFIDVVKSGDSFRYREADSLAVPPHLSGVPDGPVTIAFHPHHLGLAAQTGSAARVKAQTQISEITGSESFVHMHYNGVRWVMLAPGIHDIDPDTEIELFLDTRHLMAFGTDGRAIAAAA, from the coding sequence ATGCTGGAAATGCGCAACGTCGCCAAGATGGTGGGGGGTGAGTATCATATTCATCCGACCAATCTTGCACTGGATCGCGGCTCGCTGAACGTATTGCTCGGCCCGACGCTCTCGGGCAAGACTTCGTTCATGCGACTGATGGCCGGACTTGACCGTCCCACCAGCGGCTCCGTGTATTTCGACGGCGCCGACGTCACCGGCGTCGCGGTGCAAAAACGCAACGTCGCGATGGTCTACCAGCAGTTCATCAACTATCCGGCCCTGACCGTCTACGAAAACATCGCTTCGCCGATGCGGATCGCCGGCAAGGACGCAAAGACAATTGATCGAGAAGTCCGCAAGGCTGCGGAACTGTTGAGATTGACGCCTTATCTCGATCGGACGCCTCTCAACCTTTCCGGCGGGCAGCAGCAGCGTACGGCGCTCGCCCGCGCACTCGTGAAGAATGCGAGCCTGGTGCTGATGGACGAGCCGCTCGCCAATCTCGACTACAAGCTTCGCGAGGAACTGCGCGAGGAATTGCCGAAGATCTTCGCGCAATCCGGCGCCATCTTCGTTTATGCGACGACCGAACCATCCGAGGCCTTGTTGCTCGGCGGCAATACTGCAACGCTCTCGGAAGGGCGGATCACGCAATTCGGGCCGACGATCGAGGTCTACCGTCGCCCGGCGGATCTAGTGACGGCCAAGACATTTGCCGATCCCCCACTCAACTTCATCGATGTGGTCAAGTCCGGCGACTCGTTCCGATACCGGGAAGCAGACAGTCTCGCGGTGCCGCCGCATCTGTCCGGCGTGCCGGACGGCCCGGTGACCATCGCCTTCCACCCCCATCACCTGGGGCTCGCGGCACAGACCGGTAGTGCTGCGAGGGTGAAGGCCCAGACGCAGATTTCGGAAATCACGGGCTCCGAAAGCTTCGTGCATATGCACTACAACGGTGTGCGCTGGGTCATGCTGGCACCCGGCATCCACGACATCGATCCGGATACCGAAATCGAGCTCTTCCTGGATACCCGCCATCTGATGGCTTTTGGAACAGACGGCCGCGCTATCGCGGCGGCGGCTTGA
- the glpD gene encoding glycerol-3-phosphate dehydrogenase gives MIGGGINGCGIARDAAGRGYSVALAEMDDFASGTSSGATKLIHGGLRYLEHYEFRLVRESLMERETLWAMAPHIIWPMRFVLPYHKGGVRPAWLIRLGLFLYDHLGGRKLLPPTAVLDMRTDPAGKPLKPLFTKAFEYSDGWVDDARMVVLNARDAADRGALILPRTRVVAARREGGLWTIETVGASTGRTETYQARMLVNAAGPWVDQVIREALGNNDARHVRLVQGSHIVVKRKFEGSRAYFFQNRDNRIIFAIPYENDFTLIGTTDRDYSGNPKDVKISEEETTYLCNAASEYFREPVRPADIVWTYSAVRPLFDDGASKAQEATRDYVLKVDVTQGAPLLNVFGGKLTTYRRLSEHALEKIAEAIGAKGHSWTAKSHLPGGDFPAQGYEEEVVKLKVRYPFLEERHARRLVRRYGTRAAMILDGATKTQDLGHHFGGDLYEVEVKYLVDREWAMSAEDVLWRRTKDGLRLSETEKQYLEEYMAAIPAKMAG, from the coding sequence GTGATCGGCGGCGGCATCAACGGCTGCGGCATCGCACGCGATGCGGCCGGCCGGGGTTATTCGGTCGCACTCGCGGAGATGGACGATTTTGCCTCGGGCACCTCCTCCGGCGCCACGAAACTCATCCACGGCGGCCTGCGCTATCTCGAGCATTACGAATTCAGGCTCGTGCGGGAATCGCTGATGGAGCGCGAAACCCTCTGGGCCATGGCGCCGCACATCATCTGGCCGATGCGTTTCGTCCTGCCCTACCACAAGGGAGGCGTTCGCCCCGCATGGCTGATCCGCCTCGGCCTGTTTCTCTACGATCATCTCGGTGGTCGAAAACTGCTTCCGCCGACCGCGGTGCTCGACATGCGCACCGACCCGGCAGGAAAGCCTCTGAAGCCTCTTTTTACCAAGGCATTCGAATATTCCGACGGCTGGGTCGACGACGCGCGGATGGTCGTGCTGAACGCTCGGGATGCCGCCGATCGCGGCGCCCTGATCCTGCCGCGTACCCGGGTGGTTGCCGCTCGTCGGGAAGGCGGTCTCTGGACTATCGAGACCGTCGGCGCCAGCACCGGCAGGACCGAGACCTATCAGGCCCGCATGCTTGTGAATGCCGCCGGCCCCTGGGTGGATCAGGTGATCCGCGAGGCGCTCGGCAACAATGACGCCCGCCATGTGCGCCTCGTCCAGGGCAGCCATATCGTCGTGAAGAGGAAATTCGAAGGATCCCGCGCCTATTTCTTTCAGAACCGGGACAATCGCATCATTTTCGCAATTCCTTACGAGAACGACTTCACGCTTATCGGCACGACCGACCGGGATTATTCCGGCAATCCGAAGGATGTGAAAATCTCCGAAGAGGAGACGACCTATCTCTGCAATGCAGCAAGTGAGTATTTTCGCGAGCCGGTGCGACCGGCCGACATCGTCTGGACCTATTCGGCAGTTCGCCCGCTTTTTGACGACGGCGCTTCAAAGGCGCAGGAAGCAACGCGCGATTATGTGCTGAAGGTCGACGTCACTCAGGGCGCACCTCTGCTCAACGTCTTCGGCGGCAAGCTGACTACCTATCGCCGTCTTTCGGAACATGCGCTGGAGAAGATCGCCGAAGCGATCGGAGCAAAAGGACATTCGTGGACGGCGAAAAGCCATCTGCCCGGCGGTGATTTTCCTGCCCAGGGTTACGAGGAAGAAGTGGTAAAGCTGAAAGTCCGCTATCCGTTTCTGGAGGAAAGGCATGCGCGGCGCCTGGTGCGCCGGTACGGAACCCGCGCAGCGATGATCCTGGACGGCGCGACCAAGACGCAGGACCTTGGCCACCATTTCGGCGGCGATCTCTATGAGGTTGAAGTGAAATATCTTGTCGACCGTGAATGGGCCATGAGCGCGGAGGACGTGTTGTGGCGGAGAACCAAGGACGGTCTGCGGTTGAGTGAGACGGAAAAACAATATCTGGAGGAGTACATGGCCGCTATACCGGCAAAAATGGCCGGATAA
- a CDS encoding DeoR/GlpR family DNA-binding transcription regulator encodes MFITDRQTKIVELAKSAGRVLVDDLAAKFSVTSQTIRKDLNDLCDKQILTRIHGGATLPRSNENVRYDARRQIAAAEKQAIGVAAANLIPDNASLLINIGTTTEAVSEALVNHRELMVITNNINVANRLRLLDEIEVVIAGGVVRQSDGGIVGEAAVDFIRQFKVDYAIIGVSAIDPDGALLDYDFREVKVAQAIIANARHVILVADSTKFERTAPVRIGQISQVQTFITDHCTSPSIREICLQNGVALVETSETNAEFH; translated from the coding sequence GTGTTCATCACAGACCGCCAGACGAAGATCGTCGAACTTGCGAAGTCGGCGGGGCGAGTGCTCGTCGACGACCTGGCGGCGAAGTTCTCGGTAACCTCGCAAACGATCCGCAAGGATCTGAATGATCTGTGCGACAAGCAAATTCTCACGCGGATCCATGGCGGCGCCACTCTTCCCCGCAGCAACGAGAATGTCCGGTATGATGCGCGCAGGCAGATCGCCGCCGCGGAAAAACAGGCGATCGGCGTCGCCGCTGCCAACCTCATTCCGGACAACGCCTCGCTTCTCATCAACATCGGCACCACCACCGAAGCCGTCAGCGAGGCGCTGGTCAATCACCGAGAACTCATGGTGATTACCAATAATATCAACGTTGCCAATAGGTTGCGTCTTCTCGACGAAATCGAGGTGGTCATTGCCGGTGGCGTCGTTCGCCAATCGGACGGTGGTATTGTCGGTGAAGCCGCGGTCGATTTCATCCGCCAGTTCAAGGTCGACTACGCGATCATCGGCGTTTCGGCGATCGACCCGGATGGGGCTCTTCTCGATTATGACTTTCGCGAAGTGAAAGTTGCCCAGGCGATCATCGCCAATGCCAGGCACGTGATCCTGGTTGCCGACTCGACGAAATTCGAGCGCACCGCCCCCGTGCGTATCGGCCAGATCTCCCAGGTCCAGACCTTTATCACCGACCACTGCACGTCTCCTTCGATCCGGGAAATCTGTCTGCAGAACGGCGTTGCGCTGGTGGAGACTTCGGAGACGAACGCTGAGTTTCATTAG
- a CDS encoding aldo/keto reductase family oxidoreductase — protein MSNIDQAGTFILGDRNVKRLGYGAMQLAGKGVFGPPKDRDAAIAVLREAVEAGVNHIDTSDFYGPHVTNQIIREALHPYPDDLVIVTKIGAMRGTDGSWNPAFSAEQLTQAVHDNLRNLGLDTMDVVNLRIMFDVHGPAEGSIEEPLTVLAELQRKGLVRHIGLSNVTPAQVAEGQDIAKIACVQNQYNLAHRQDDAMIDDLARDGIAYVPFFPLGGFSPLQSSTLSDVAQRLDATPMQVALAWLLRRAPNILLIPGTSSVGHLRENLAAAELQLSDAVMAELEGVAGIRPA, from the coding sequence ATGTCGAACATAGACCAGGCCGGTACATTTATCCTCGGCGACCGCAACGTCAAACGGCTCGGTTACGGCGCCATGCAGCTTGCGGGCAAGGGTGTCTTCGGCCCGCCGAAAGACCGCGATGCGGCAATCGCGGTGCTGCGCGAGGCGGTTGAGGCTGGCGTCAATCATATCGACACCAGCGATTTTTACGGTCCGCACGTGACCAACCAGATCATCCGCGAAGCGCTTCACCCGTACCCTGACGACCTGGTGATCGTGACCAAGATCGGCGCCATGCGCGGGACCGACGGTTCATGGAACCCGGCGTTCTCCGCCGAGCAGCTGACACAGGCCGTCCACGACAACCTGCGCAATCTTGGTCTCGACACCATGGACGTCGTCAATCTGCGCATCATGTTCGATGTCCACGGCCCGGCCGAAGGCTCGATCGAAGAGCCCCTGACCGTTCTGGCGGAGCTGCAGCGCAAGGGCCTAGTCCGCCACATCGGGCTCAGCAACGTCACGCCGGCACAGGTTGCCGAGGGTCAGGACATCGCCAAGATCGCCTGCGTGCAGAACCAGTACAATCTCGCTCACCGGCAAGACGACGCCATGATCGACGATCTCGCCCGCGATGGCATAGCCTATGTGCCGTTCTTCCCGCTCGGCGGCTTCAGTCCACTGCAGTCGTCGACCCTGTCGGACGTTGCCCAGCGCCTGGACGCCACGCCGATGCAGGTTGCACTTGCCTGGCTGCTGCGTCGCGCGCCGAACATTCTCCTCATTCCGGGAACCTCGTCCGTGGGCCACCTGCGTGAAAACCTCGCCGCAGCGGAACTGCAGCTGTCGGACGCGGTGATGGCCGAACTGGAGGGTGTTGCCGGCATCCGCCCCGCCTGA
- a CDS encoding LysR family transcriptional regulator → MKIDLGDLNAFVAVARAGGFREGARSTGGSASGLSEAVRRVEAQLGVRLLNRTTRSVVPTEAGAGLLARLTPALTEVDAALDVVNRFRDKPAGVLRLNVPVSAARLVLPAIVPPFLATYPDIRLEIVADDSFVDVLAAGCDAGIRYDERLEQDMIAVPIGPRLQRFAAAASPAYLDRHGRPDHPRDLLGHACIRGRFTSGAMMLWEFERDGEVVRIDPTGPLIVQIGAATDLAVDAAIAGTGIMLLFEDWLRPHLDNGSLEPVLEPWWQQFSGPFLYYPGRRLVPAPLRAFIDFVKASNQS, encoded by the coding sequence ATGAAGATCGATCTGGGTGATCTGAATGCCTTTGTGGCAGTGGCGCGCGCCGGCGGGTTCCGCGAGGGTGCGCGGAGCACGGGCGGCAGCGCATCGGGACTGAGCGAGGCGGTACGGCGTGTCGAGGCGCAACTCGGGGTCAGGCTTCTCAATCGTACGACACGCAGCGTGGTGCCGACGGAAGCAGGCGCCGGTCTGCTGGCTCGGTTGACCCCTGCGCTCACCGAGGTCGACGCGGCCCTCGACGTGGTCAACAGGTTTCGCGACAAACCTGCGGGCGTTCTCCGTCTCAATGTACCGGTCAGCGCCGCGCGGCTGGTGCTCCCGGCGATCGTCCCGCCGTTCCTCGCGACCTATCCCGACATCCGGCTCGAAATCGTCGCCGATGACAGCTTCGTCGACGTGCTGGCTGCGGGATGCGATGCCGGCATCCGCTATGACGAGCGGCTGGAACAGGACATGATCGCGGTTCCGATCGGTCCGCGCCTGCAGCGCTTCGCGGCCGCGGCATCCCCCGCATACCTCGATCGCCATGGCCGCCCCGATCATCCGCGCGACCTGCTTGGCCACGCCTGCATTCGCGGGCGTTTCACAAGCGGCGCGATGATGCTCTGGGAATTCGAACGGGACGGCGAGGTGGTGCGGATCGATCCGACCGGTCCGCTGATCGTACAGATAGGTGCAGCAACCGATCTTGCCGTCGATGCAGCGATTGCCGGCACCGGCATCATGTTGCTGTTCGAGGACTGGTTGCGGCCCCATCTCGACAATGGCTCTCTCGAACCTGTGCTCGAGCCGTGGTGGCAGCAATTTTCCGGCCCATTTCTCTATTATCCCGGCCGGCGGCTCGTGCCGGCGCCGCTGCGGGCCTTCATCGATTTCGTCAAGGCGTCCAACCAGTCGTGA
- a CDS encoding EAL domain-containing protein yields MLARRPKESREGYSVFIATSLLLLVAMILGGIGAHVVGRMRSSANALDDNRATLAAEAAVSSFKEKLAATVRDNAVWDEAHAAITQGDREGWVYENWGKTSEDYALYDGIVLTAPEGGKSIAYLKSDMIDPVEYLGEKFPVQTEAAARPGIDPIVNFFKNGDDIIAVASEAVQPFGSQVPDPTYYVLSFFKTLTSEVVAQMAKEHQLPELHITDRPAGDLLNSPLMDVYGLEVARLAWPSAAPGNTIFDEARPFIAAAIAILGVYLVGVLFAGWSETRRLKSLADRAQHEATHDSLSGLLNRLGLIEGLDRLMQADKSQVLVLHLIDLDGFKAVNDAWGHAIGDHLIRLVAEALREIDGEVFGVARLGGDEFALVQRGSADLAEFDNQVLERLKRPFLIEGRTIEIGASIGVACRDDAGNAHELLRRADMALYEAKEMGRGCAVTYHPDLDRRREKIAALESDLRRALQNDEIQPVFQPLASAVSGDIMGVEALARWRRAEEAIGPDAFIPLAEKCGLIDILGLQMLRKSIVASRAWSPLSLSVNVSPIQLCNPNFAGDVLAVLKEDGFDPSRLTLEITEAALMSNPEQARRSITALKLAGIRFALDDFGAGYASIGTLREFGFDRMKIDRSLVQAINDGSTGRNVLTATISLAQALGIPVTAEGIESADQADVLRIAGCDQLQGFLVGRPMGRDELASWLASSIAA; encoded by the coding sequence ATGCTCGCACGCCGACCAAAGGAAAGCCGTGAAGGCTACTCCGTTTTCATCGCCACCTCGCTGCTCCTTCTTGTTGCCATGATCCTGGGTGGGATAGGTGCTCATGTGGTCGGCCGCATGCGCAGTTCCGCGAATGCGCTCGACGACAACAGAGCCACTCTGGCGGCAGAGGCGGCCGTCTCCTCGTTCAAGGAGAAACTTGCAGCGACCGTGCGCGACAATGCCGTCTGGGATGAGGCCCACGCGGCGATTACGCAAGGGGATCGCGAGGGTTGGGTCTATGAGAATTGGGGCAAGACCAGCGAGGACTACGCGCTCTATGACGGGATCGTGCTGACCGCCCCGGAAGGCGGCAAGAGCATCGCCTATCTCAAATCCGATATGATAGACCCGGTCGAATATCTCGGTGAGAAATTTCCCGTACAAACGGAAGCCGCCGCTCGGCCTGGCATCGACCCCATCGTCAATTTTTTCAAAAACGGCGATGACATCATTGCGGTGGCGTCGGAAGCGGTCCAGCCGTTTGGGTCACAGGTGCCGGATCCGACCTACTATGTCCTCAGCTTCTTCAAGACCCTGACGTCTGAGGTCGTGGCCCAGATGGCCAAGGAACATCAACTCCCGGAACTCCACATAACCGACCGACCGGCGGGCGATCTTCTGAATTCGCCGCTCATGGATGTGTATGGACTTGAAGTCGCGCGTTTGGCTTGGCCGAGTGCCGCTCCGGGAAACACGATTTTTGACGAGGCGCGTCCATTTATCGCCGCGGCGATCGCAATCCTCGGCGTTTATCTGGTTGGTGTGCTGTTTGCAGGCTGGTCAGAAACGCGGCGCTTGAAGAGCCTGGCGGATCGCGCCCAACACGAAGCCACGCATGACAGCCTCAGCGGTCTCTTGAACAGGCTCGGCCTGATCGAAGGACTGGACCGGTTGATGCAGGCCGACAAGAGCCAGGTGCTGGTTTTGCACCTTATCGATCTCGACGGGTTCAAGGCAGTCAACGATGCCTGGGGGCATGCGATTGGGGATCATCTGATCAGGCTGGTGGCGGAAGCCCTGCGCGAGATCGATGGAGAGGTATTCGGTGTCGCCCGGTTGGGCGGTGATGAATTCGCTCTGGTTCAGCGCGGCTCCGCGGACCTCGCCGAATTTGACAATCAGGTTCTCGAACGTCTCAAAAGGCCGTTTCTCATCGAAGGCCGCACGATCGAAATTGGCGCAAGCATCGGCGTTGCCTGCCGTGACGACGCAGGGAATGCGCACGAGCTTCTCCGTCGGGCGGATATGGCCCTTTATGAAGCGAAGGAAATGGGCCGGGGATGCGCCGTCACCTATCATCCGGATCTTGACCGCCGGCGCGAGAAGATTGCGGCCTTGGAAAGCGACCTTCGGCGCGCCCTCCAGAATGACGAGATCCAGCCGGTCTTCCAGCCTCTGGCTTCGGCGGTCTCGGGCGACATCATGGGCGTGGAGGCACTGGCAAGGTGGAGACGCGCCGAAGAAGCAATCGGCCCGGACGCCTTCATACCTCTGGCCGAGAAATGTGGATTGATCGATATCCTGGGCCTTCAGATGCTTCGGAAGTCCATCGTGGCGTCCCGGGCATGGTCTCCGCTCTCTTTGTCGGTCAATGTTTCTCCGATCCAGCTATGCAACCCCAATTTCGCCGGGGATGTGCTCGCTGTCCTGAAAGAGGACGGTTTTGATCCTTCGCGGCTGACACTGGAGATCACCGAAGCGGCGCTGATGTCGAACCCTGAACAGGCGAGGCGCTCCATCACCGCCCTGAAATTGGCAGGCATCCGTTTTGCTCTTGATGATTTTGGCGCCGGTTATGCCAGTATCGGCACGCTTCGTGAGTTCGGCTTCGACCGGATGAAGATCGATCGCTCCCTGGTTCAAGCCATAAATGACGGCAGCACCGGCCGGAACGTCCTGACGGCCACGATCTCCTTGGCTCAAGCCCTCGGGATCCCAGTCACGGCCGAAGGCATTGAATCCGCCGATCAAGCGGACGTCCTCCGAATTGCCGGTTGCGATCAGCTGCAAGGCTTTCTGGTGGGCAGACCCATGGGGCGGGATGAGCTTGCGTCCTGGCTGGCTTCATCGATCGCAGCGTGA